CGGGAgcggcggggtggaggcgaCGAGTGCCGCGAGCGCGGAGATGAGGCCGAGGAGCGCGGAGACAGCGGGGGACGGCGGGGAAGGGAGCGGGTCGGAGAGCTTGCGGCCGTGGACGGAGGCGGAGAGCGCGGCGACGAAACCGAGGAAGTGGCGGCCGTGGAGCGAGGCGTGGAAGCGGGCGATGTCGTCGGGGGAGGCGATCCGCTTGGTGGGGGTCTGGAAGGCgtggggcggcgcggccgggggcaCGGGGAGGGGCTGCGGGACTGGGGAGAGGACGATGGAGGCGGTGTTGGTGGGCGCGTTGATGGCCGAGAGGCGGATCGGGCGgtacgccggcggcggggagtcGGAGGTCCCCGACCAGGGGGGCGGGGTCGGCGCCGTGGTGGGCGCGCCGCAGGAGCGGCAGAGCGGGGTGTGCTCGTGGTCGTGgtgagcggaggcggagggggggGACGAGCCGGGGTTGGACATGGCTACCGTGCCGGTGGCgatgcggcggtggcgtgcgggatCGGAGAGGCGAAGTGGGGAAGGGGAACTGATGCTCCGGAGAGGCGTTGCGAACTTGCGGCGAAATGGTTGGGCTCTACGGGCCGAGTGGCAGCATTTGGGCCTAACTGGTGGACCATCGGCAGCAGTTGTTAACCGGCATCTTGCTTGTGCCTTCtctatgtttttttaaaattcgGCCTTCTTCGTCATGACGCGCGTATGCAGAAAATTTTTCATAGGAGGCATACATAGCACATACACGAGATTCTCACGATGTGTTCCTGATTTTATTTATTACGAAAATAGCATGGTTGGATCATCATTTAAACGGCTTCGACGGTACGGTGTCCCGGATGCACGACTCCGGTGCAAACGAAAGCTTGGAGTCCTTCAGGTCGAACACGAACCGCGTATCCACCTGCTGCAACGCGCCGATGACGGTTCGGCGTCCCGGCGTTACGGCAAGGCACGCGATCCGCCCCTGCTCGTCATCCATCATCAAGAACAGCTGCTCCGGCGCGACTACCAGCACCGCTTCCTCGTCCCCGGAGAAGTGAAGCGACAGCGACTGGAGGCGCCCCTTCATCGCCTCCGACGCCCGGACGCAGAGGCCGTACCCGCGCCGCCCCACCCGCTCCGCTCCGTGGCGCTCGAGGTCCGACCACACGGCCTCCTCGACGACGTCGTACGCCGCCCGAGCCATCACCGTCACCGGCGTGCCGAGGTCGACCACGCACCCTCCCTGCCCGTCCTCGCGGCGGGCGAACATCTCCGGCCGGATCCCGTCGAGCCTGCGGGCGCCCAGGCTGACGCCGACGAGGCTAACGTAGTGCCCCGACGAGTCATGGGCGGcgtcgagcgccgccgccggcaggatCTCGGTGGTCCTGTACCGCGGGTTGCGCGGGACGTCGGTGCCGAAACGGAGGAATCCCTGGCGGTTCGTCTCGCCGCCGTGGAAGAGGCAGTAGGAGAACCGCGTGAGCCCGcgggccacggccgccgcgccgaTGACGCCGGCGAACACGCCGTCGTTCTGGAAATGGTGGGCCTTGTGGGCGCAACCGAAGGGGACGTTCTGGTGCACCGCGTTGTTGTAGGTCAGCTGGTCGGTGCCCAAGTAGCCCTCGACGGACATGTCCCTCGGGCCGTCGAAGCGGAAAGCGCACGCTTCCCCGTTGAACTCGGACCAGTAGGGCGGCCGGCAGAACGGGTCggtgccggcgacgaggtggtaAGTCGGCGAGGTGGTCGAGTCGAAGAGACGGTGGCGCTGCGGGGAGTGCGGGTCGCACCCCATGCACTGCATCCATATCAGGTGGCTCGAGGTGTCGACGACCTGGAAGAGGTAGTCCTGGTGCCCGGCGCCGGTGCCGACGCCGATGACCAAGGCTTTTGGCAGGCGTAGCGGGGTGTACGTCATCTCTGGGCGTAGGGTGGtggcgctcgccgccgaggAGCTGTTAGCGCCTGATGGCGGGCGTGGCGGTAGGTCGGTGCGGAGGCTCTGCAGATGCAGGAAGCCGTCGCTGCCGCGGCGGACGGTGTGGTCTAGGTCGTCGTGGTCGGGGACCACCAGCTGGAGGCTGAAACCGGTTGCCAAGCTAGCGTTGGCCGGCGTTGTTGTGTGGTGGgcaatggtggcggcggctgtgATAGAGGGGTGATGCATGATGAGTAGTGCGGTGAGGATAGCAAGACTGGTAGTGAGCTTCGCCTCCATGGTGCGTGATGGGTGTTGTCGAATGTCGATGGCAAGTCCGCATTGGTTAGAGAAGATATAGAGAGAGAGCTCAGGCCTCACGTCAGTTTTCTATCTTGAGGATAGCAtcttgaagattttgcattgGGTACAAGTGGGCGGCAGGAGCTATCTATAACTGCCATCAGGAGATGGGAGTTCTATCTTGAAGAtaagaattttttatttttaaccttttttaatttatttttaaaaataacccccCACAACTTTAAAAATAAACTTAAAAaggattaaaaataaaaaacgaAGATAGAGGCTTCGGATGCCTTTATCATGCAACACTAGTCTTTATTAGTACAAAACCAGTAGACTGCTCGTCGGGCCTGTATATGAGCAATTGCAGAGTGCGCCATCGCACATGCCCCAAATTTCAGATTAGCATTCCTAGCTAATTTAATTTGCCACTGGGTAGTGCAGCTATAGAAGTTAATCCTGTGTGCAAGACTGCAAGTGCAAAACAACACCGTGCATCGACCCATTTTCTGATTTCTGGCACGTTTCGCAACAGACCAACTTCTCTGCCTATTCTCACTATTTCCTCGTTTACATTCGTGGACAAACCGCCGAAATTAACTCCCAATCCCGACCTCGAATTTACTCATGCCAATATGCATGTTGGTTTTGCTGATTTGTTTTAGTTTTCATTAGAACTCATCTATCGATGGATGTTCcatttattttgaaataattttagaaaaaatacgAACACCTAGATTGAGTCTAAGACTCAAACGAGATTATTAGGTTCCACCACAGCAAAACTAACCAATTGATACACAAGTACTCAATAGTGTTATTCGTTAATTTGTCATGGGCCGGAGCCCAGCccggagggagtacatgcaAGTACTCAACAAATTGAACAAGGAATGTGaacaaaaataatgatgatTTCAAGTAGAGATAGCATTACTCCATGTTTAAACAAACAAAAGTCCATTGTGCGCACCTCGTCGATCCGCTTTATCCTATTAACCTCATAACAAACTTTAGATTCAATTTACTCCATTGAAAGTCTAATCCACCTCCTAAAGGgatttacttttttttcctttctccatgCACAGCTGGAGTTTGGAGTTTCAATTTCAAATTTTACAAGCAGACTTATAACATGATCTcctagaaaaatacattagaatttttttataattactTTTCACGCATGTTTGTATCGTTAAGTTCATTATGTATTAAATGTTcttaacctatgaaaataattatgaaaaaattttaaaatattttttaaacatAAGTCATCTCTATCCAATCACAACTTTGAACTTAAACTCAATTTGTAccaagagaaataaaaaagaaaaaaattgttatAGAGTAGATTGGACCAATCGAAATAGTTCTGTGCACAAGTCAAACATAAATTTTATATATGAGGGTAAATGGACAAAATGGATTGATAATAGTAGTAAACGAAACATTCAAATCCATATCTCAGACATCCTACAAATGCTCCTCCGAGAAGCAGCATTTAACACTTAAACATACTAGCATATTTAGCAGTTGCCGGTGATTTTTGTTTGTAGGAGCTGTGAACAACTAAACTTAAACATAACATGCAGATCTATTGGCAGAGACatcctaattttttttttgagaacttGCCTGGGCAAGTATTTCATTCAAAAGAAGCAGAGATTTGGACAGGGTTTTAAATGACCTCTTACCTAAAACAGAAAGGAAAACTTACAAAGAAAGTTAGAAGAAAAAACGACCTACCACTAATGACGAACTAAAACTAGCCATAAGACCTAATGAAGAATGACGGCTCCTTTAGCCCGCTTTCGATCCAGCATCCTCCTTCAGCAAGAATACGGTCAGTACCATTGTCACCGACATGGCCTCCCCCTAAAAATCCTATTGTACCGTTCTAAACAAATTTTCCAAATCGTCAGCATGATCAAGGAGTCAAAACCTTTTCGGATCGCTTTGTCAATCCTTTTTCGACCTTGTAACCACCACGACAACAACTCCTCCCTATAGCTGGGGTTAGACCTGCTTTCCGGAGACCCGGAGCAGTTTAAACCAGCATTCCCTGTTGAAGACACATCCTAACAGAAGGTGATCGACCGTTTTCGGTTCCTGTGCACACAACGCACAGTTGCCGTAGTTTGGTAGGCCGTGACGAGACAAACGATCTAATGTCCAGCATCATTTGTAGACGGCCAACCAGAATAAGAATTTGCACTTTAACAGTACCCTCGCTTTTCAGATTGTTTTCCCACCTGGCAAGTAGGTATGACCATGGAAGAAGACCTTGTACGTGGTCTTTGCCGAGTACCTTCCATCCGGTACCATTTCCACTGAATGGGTCTGGGACTTCGGGGTTTAGGTCTATGTCCTGGAGACGGTCCCACAAACGTAGGTATTGGGCAATGACCTATATTGTGAGTGCCCCTTTTAGATCCCTAACCCATCTTCGACCGGTCATGGCGTCCTTAACGGTTCTAGTTTTGCGGCACCTTGTTGGGATCGCCTGGTAAAGATCTGGGGCCACTTCCTTAATTAAAGACCCGTTAAGCCCTCTATCCGACTAGAATAAAGGTGATTGTCCAGAAGAGATGCCTCAAACATCGCGACCACCTCCTTATCATGGGCTGCAGGTAGATCTATCCAGGTTTTGTCAGGATCCAATCGACCTAGCCAGGACCATATGAGGCGGAGGGCCCATCCCATGACCCTCAGATCAATGAGCCCGAGTCCTCCCAATTCTGTAGCGCAATAGATCTTAGGCCAAGCGACCGAGCAGTGACCTCCGGAGACTACCGCCGTGAGACATCCTAAAATGCATCATAAAATCGTTCCTGGAGAACAAACTACTACTTCAAGTAGAGATAGTAGTATTACTTCGTGTTTAAACATAACATGCAAATCCATTAGCACAGACATCCTACTACAAATGCTCCTCGGAGAGCAAACTACAAGTACATGCAACAAACTGAACAAAAGGAATGGAAATAAATGAGGCATTTATTTTTCCTCCCTCATGCAAAGCACTTGGCCGTCTCCACGCGCTGCGGGCGTCAGTCCCGCCATGTCTACACAAGTGTCTTGCACTGCGAGGTCGTCGGGTCCCACAACGCCGGGAGCAGGTACTTCCTCCCGCCCAGCCCGACGGCGTTGTAGCTCGCGCCGGTGGCCGGGTCCGTGAGCAGCTTCCCGGGGTACCCGGGGTAGGCCCCGCTCCCGAAGATCCCGGCGCACGCCGTGGCGGCCTCgagcccggcgccggcgtcgcccTGGTAGTACCCGTCCCCGTAGGGATTGGTGACCGTGCCGgtgaggagcgcggcgaggctgATGACCATGCCGTCGACGCCGACGTCGCCGTTGGGCGGCACGAGCGGCGGCGCCTGGGGCCCGTACGGCGGCTGGTGGAACGGCCACGCGCACTGGCCGGGGCACTGCCGCGCCGGATTCCCCGCCCACAGGTACGCGTACCGCGCCCTGCCGtgcgcgccggcgaggtcgcggcCGTGGGCGCCGCACCGCGACACGCAGAAGGGTACCACGGGGACGTCGGCGGCCGTGAGCACGGCCGTGACGGCGCCCCGGTGGTGCCCCGCGGCGCGCGCCAGCGCTGTCACGTTGCCCGGCGAAAGCGGGCCCGGGCCCAACGACATGCGCTCGTCGAGGATCTGCCTGCCGAGCgccacccgcgcgccgccgccgcggtacAGCGAGGTGGTCCGCCACCACGACGCCacggacggagcggcggcggcccggtGCCGGGGCGCTGCAGCAGTCGAGAGGGAGCGGACGAAGTCGGCGACGATCGCGCGCTGCGCCGGGGTGAAGCGCCCGTAGAAGAGCAGGTTGACGGTGAGGTTCCCCGTGAGCAGCGCGCCGCCGTGGTCCCGCAGCACGATCGGGTCGGGCTTCACCAGGAACAGCATGCGCGGGTTGAACGCCGCgcaccgcggcgccgccgcagcgctcagcacgacggcggcgaggacgaagCGGATCAGCAGCGGCTGGAACGCCTGCTTCTTGCGCCCGCCGCCCATGGTTCTTGCTGCGCGAGAAGGTCGAGATCAATGAGGTGTTGATCGAGCCACGAGTTTGTGCAAACGGGTGCGCACGTAGTGGCGGTGCGTGAGGAGTTCGGGCACTTGGGGTTGGGACTAGCTCGTGGTGTCGCGGCGGGTTTATATAGCGGGAAGCTGGAGCGTGTGGGCGTAAAGGCGACGACGTGAGGGAGGTGTGCCGCGGGCGCGCCGTGGAGTTACGAGGCGCATGACGCGCGCGTGCATCAGCTCCGGGTTTGGATTTCCTGGCGCCGTCCGTTCGCAGATGCACGTAGCGCGATTCGAAATCGGGAATGGGAGATGCGGACTTGCCGTTGCCGAGACGAAGACGAGTACGAAGTCGTtggcctgttgcaacttgcggtgGGACGGAACGTGGCCGCAACAATTTTCATGGCTGTAAGTTTGAACGGCCGCGGGATTGTGTTTGTGTTGCGCATTTGTTTAGTGTTTTTGGACCAGGAGAAAATGTCTGGTTGAATGGATTTCGGGGCTTATTCTGCCAGTGTTTAAATGATTGACGACTGATGTTGCCGGCGTGTGGTTTCTGTTGGCAGTATTTGGAGCTAGCTCCTGGTTTTGCCTTTGGGGTTTGCGTGCCAGAGAGTTATATCATTTTTATGgtttttatttaatttatttaaaTATATATACCTGTGTGGCCTTCTTGCAATATTTtatgttattatattttttattagtTACATCGTCCATAATTGTTTTCTTTATCCTCAACTCTAAATTGTTAAATGAGCATTTCTTCTTTTGACTGGAAAAATACTAGCATTTCTTCTTTTGATCGGTCAAAATTAGTGAAAATGAGCATTTTCTGACAAATGCAAATGAACGGGTTTGAGAACCAAGGGTCGAAAATCAATTCCATTTTTGGGCCAGAACAAAAATATGAGCCCATTAAACAAGAGTGTGGCTACTATCAGCCCGTTAGATAATGTATCCTGGCCCATTAAAGCAAAAGCCGGCCCATTTTGTCTCCATCCCGCTGGGGCCCAGTGGCCACACTGGGTCACCGAGACACTCGCACACGAATTCCACACACTGACATACACCTCACGTGCGGTATGAGTCACTATCGAATCGTACCTTACGTGGCATTCCCTGACGCCAACAGCACACGCACCCAAATACGGCAGCATGGACCGGATCGCCCTTTCGccgtggcgtcgtcgtcgtcaacgTCTAGCCGATAAGCCTCCCGAGCTCCAGATTCACCTGCTACACGCGGCACCGTCCCTCTCGGAACACGTGAAGCATCGGACGAACCGTATATGCAAATGCAAGAACTGTGGCACACGAATACACGATATATACAACAAAACTTTACACGTCCTTATTTAGACTGGGACTGCCCGGCACGTTACGTACGATGATACTCACTGTACATACTCTACAGTATTTACACCCAGCAACAACATTTAAAAGCTTTTTTATCCGTCGACGTCACTTCGTCTCTATCCGGTCCACGGCGGCTACACCAGCGTGGAGCACGCCGACGTGTCGGGGTCGAACAGCGCCGGCAGCAGGTACTTCCTCCCCCTCGCGCCGTGCGCGTTGTAGCTGGCGCCCGTCGCCTTGTCCACGAGCAGCTCCCCGGCGTACCCGGGGTAGGCGCCCCTGCCGTACACCCCCGCGCACGCCGTGGCGGCCTCCAGCGGCGCGCCGCGGTCGCCCTGGTAGAACCCGTCCCCGAACGGGTTGGTGACCGCGCCGGCCACCACGGTGGCCACGTTGATCACCACGCCGTCCATGCCGGCGTCCCCGCTGGGCggcaccagcggcggcgcctGTGGCCCGTACGCCGGCTGGTGGAACGGCCACGCGCACTGCCCCGGACACTGGTCGGCGGGGTTCCCCACCCACGCGTACGCCGCCCGGGACCGCGGGTCCGACCCGTGGTGCCCGCACCGGCTCATGCAGAAGCCCTCCACCGCCACGTCCCGCGCCGTGAGCACCAgcgcgatgccgccgccgccggacgccttCGCAGGGCCACGCGCCCTGGCTGCCAGCGCCGGGAGCTGGGACAGCTTCAGGCTCTTCCCCAGCGAGCACCCCTCGTCGGAGACCTGGCGCGACAGGACGACCCGCGCGCTCctggccacggcggcgccgccgtgtgCGCCGTTCTTGCTGACGGCCGCCGCCTTGGAGAGGTAGAGCTGGTTGATGCTGCTCCACCACTGGGCGACGGACGGggcgggggacggcggcgcctcccgcggcgcgggcgcggcggagagggagaggaggaagtcGGAGACGACGGCCTTCTGCGCCGGCGTGAAGCGGCCGTACCAGAGGATGGATACGGGGATGTCGCCGCTCAGCACCGCGCCGTTGTGGTACGTGAGGAGGTTCGGCTGTGGCTGGACCAGGAACGCCGCTGATGGCGCGGCGCCCATGGTTACGGCGAGCACCATCAGTAGCAGGAGGAGCGCACTGTGCTTGGCCATTGGGAGAAGGCTCTCGAGAGGTGCTAGAATCTTGGAAGAATCTTTAATTCTCTAGCTCGGTGAGGCGGCGACTCAGTTTGGGAATGGGAGAGGTGATGTTTTGGAGTGTGGGGAGCAGAGCCAGGCAGAGAACTGCTTATATAGAGGCGCTCCCACACCGGAGTGGCGGAGTGGCATTGATGCGAGCGTACGTGGATGCATATGATATAAGCATGCGAAACGAGTCACTTTGTGGTAATGGTATATTTACCGTGCTTCAGGTACCAACCAGTTGAGTCCTAAACACTCAGCTGAAGAGGGTGCTTACCGTGCTTCAAGGTGCCGTAACACTCCAAACAGTTTTCACTCTAAAGAGCTAGTGGTTGAGGGAAAACTGACAGTTCCCTTGAACCAGACTATAATGGCCGCAAATTAAACGTGCCGCCTCCACCTTCAACGTTTGACGCTGTTTAGTTCAATTTCGAATTTGCTCGCTCCAAAATTTCAAATCTTTTTTTGTCTAGTAACATATTAAGTTAG
Above is a genomic segment from Setaria viridis chromosome 4, Setaria_viridis_v4.0, whole genome shotgun sequence containing:
- the LOC117853209 gene encoding protein PHOSPHATE-INDUCED 1 homolog; its protein translation is MAKHSALLLLLMVLAVTMGAAPSAAFLVQPQPNLLTYHNGAVLSGDIPVSILWYGRFTPAQKAVVSDFLLSLSAAPAPREAPPSPAPSVAQWWSSINQLYLSKAAAVSKNGAHGGAAVARSARVVLSRQVSDEGCSLGKSLKLSQLPALAARARGPAKASGGGGIALVLTARDVAVEGFCMSRCGHHGSDPRSRAAYAWVGNPADQCPGQCAWPFHQPAYGPQAPPLVPPSGDAGMDGVVINVATVVAGAVTNPFGDGFYQGDRGAPLEAATACAGVYGRGAYPGYAGELLVDKATGASYNAHGARGRKYLLPALFDPDTSACSTLV
- the LOC117851506 gene encoding protein EXORDIUM-like 2; translated protein: MGGGRKKQAFQPLLIRFVLAAVVLSAAAAPRCAAFNPRMLFLVKPDPIVLRDHGGALLTGNLTVNLLFYGRFTPAQRAIVADFVRSLSTAAAPRHRAAAAPSVASWWRTTSLYRGGGARVALGRQILDERMSLGPGPLSPGNVTALARAAGHHRGAVTAVLTAADVPVVPFCVSRCGAHGRDLAGAHGRARYAYLWAGNPARQCPGQCAWPFHQPPYGPQAPPLVPPNGDVGVDGMVISLAALLTGTVTNPYGDGYYQGDAGAGLEAATACAGIFGSGAYPGYPGKLLTDPATGASYNAVGLGGRKYLLPALWDPTTSQCKTLV
- the LOC117853379 gene encoding aspartyl protease family protein 2, with the protein product MEAKLTTSLAILTALLIMHHPSITAAATIAHHTTTPANASLATGFSLQLVVPDHDDLDHTVRRGSDGFLHLQSLRTDLPPRPPSGANSSSAASATTLRPEMTYTPLRLPKALVIGVGTGAGHQDYLFQVVDTSSHLIWMQCMGCDPHSPQRHRLFDSTTSPTYHLVAGTDPFCRPPYWSEFNGEACAFRFDGPRDMSVEGYLGTDQLTYNNAVHQNVPFGCAHKAHHFQNDGVFAGVIGAAAVARGLTRFSYCLFHGGETNRQGFLRFGTDVPRNPRYRTTEILPAAALDAAHDSSGHYVSLVGVSLGARRLDGIRPEMFARREDGQGGCVVDLGTPVTVMARAAYDVVEEAVWSDLERHGAERVGRRGYGLCVRASEAMKGRLQSLSLHFSGDEEAVLVVAPEQLFLMMDDEQGRIACLAVTPGRRTVIGALQQVDTRFVFDLKDSKLSFAPESCIRDTVPSKPFK